One genomic segment of Carassius auratus strain Wakin chromosome 29, ASM336829v1, whole genome shotgun sequence includes these proteins:
- the LOC113047847 gene encoding coatomer subunit gamma-2-like, producing MIKKFDKKDEESGSGSNPFQHLEKSAVLQEARLFNETPINPRKCLHILTKIIYLLNQGEHFGTTEATEAFFAMTRLFQSNDQTLRRMCYLTIKEMANISEDVIIVTSSLTKDMTGKEDVYRGPAIRALCRITDTTMLQAIERYMKQAIVDKVPSVSSSALVSSLHMVKMSFDVVKRWVNEAQEAASSDNIMVQYHALGLLYHLRKNDRLAVTKMLNKFTKSGLKSPFAYCMMIRIASKLLEETEAGHDSPMFDFIESCLRNKHEMVVYEAASAIVHMPNCTARELAPAVSVLQLFCSSPKAALRYAAVRTLNKVAMKHPSAVTACNLDLENLITDSNRSIATLAITTLLKTGSESSVDRLMKQISSFVSEISDEFKVVVVQAISALCQKYPRKHSVMMSFLSNMLRDDGGFEYKRAIVDCIISIIEENPESKETGLAHLCEFIEDCEHTVLATKILHMLGKEGPRTPTPSKYIRFIFNRVVLESEAVRAAAVSALAKFGAQNDDLLPSVLVLMQRCMMDSDDEVRDRATFYMNVLQQKQKALNAAYIFNGLSVSVPGLEKSLHQYTLEPSEKPFDMKTVPLATAPITEQKTEIAPVATSKLPERLAPSRQDIYQEQLAAIPEFQGLGPLFKSSEPVQLTEAETEYVVRCIKHTFTNHMIFQFDCTNTLNDQLLQRVQVQMEPSESYEVLHNVPAPNLPYSQPNSCYSLVRLPEDDPTAVSCTFSCTMKYLVRDCDPNTGDPEDDGYDDEYVLEDLEVTVADHIQKVLKPNFGAAWDEIGDELEKEETFALATVRTLDEAVNNIISFLGMQPCERSDKVPENKNSHVLFLAGVFRGGHDVLVRARLALADGVTMQVTVRSTDENVVDVILASVG from the exons ATGATCAAGAAATTTGACAAGAAGGATGAGGAGTCTG gGAGTGGCTCAAACCCCTTTCAGCATCTGGAGAAGAGCGCTGTCCTACAGGAG GCTCGGCTTTTCAACGAGACACCAATCAATCCGAGAAAATGTCTACACATCCTCACAAAGATCATCTACCTGCTCAACCAG GGTGAGCACTTTGGAACCACGGAGGCCACTGAAGCTTTCTTTGCCATGACAAGACTGTTCCAGTCTAATGAT CAAACCCTGAGAAGAATGTGCTACCTGACTATAAAGGAGATGGCCAACATCTCAGAGGATGTGATCATTGTTACAAGCAG CTTGACAAAGGACATGACTGGCAAAGAGGATGTGTACAGAGGGCCGGCAATCAGAGCTCTCTGCAGGATCACTGAT ACCACCATGCTGCAAGCTATTGAACGATACATGAAACAGGCCATTGTGGACAAAGTGCCCAGCGTCTCCAGCTCTGCTCTGGTCTCCTCACTG CACATGGTGAAGATGAGCTTTGATGTGGTAAAACGCTGGGTCAATGAAGCTCAGGAGGCGGCTTCCAGTGATAACATCATGGTGCAG TACCATGCGCTGGGTCTCCTGTATCACCTGAGGAAGAATGACCGCCTGGCTGTGACAAAGATGCTCAACAAATTCACCAAATCTGGCCTGAAGTCTCCATTTGCTTACTGCATGATGATTCGCATTGCCAGTAAACTGCTGGAGGAGACAGAGGCAGG GCACGATAGCCCAATGTTTGACTTCATTGAGAGCTGCTTGAGGAATAAACATGAGATGGTGGTTTATGAAGCGGCCTCTGCCATCGTCCACATGCCCAATTGTACCGCTCGTGAGCTGGCTCCTGCTGTGTCCG TTCTCCAGCTGTTTTGCAGCTCTCCCAAAGCAGCTCTGCGATATGCAGCTGTACGGACCCTAAACAAG GTGGCAATGAAGCACCCGTCAGCAGTGACCGCATGCAACCTGGACCTGGAGAACCTGATCACGGACTCCAACCGCAGCATCGCCACCTTGGCCATCACCACCCTGCTGAAGACCGGCAGCGAGAGCAGCGTCGACCGCCTCATGAAGCAGATCTCCTCCTTCGTCTCGGAGATCTCGGACGAGTTCAAG GTGGTTGTGGTCCAGGCCATCAGTGCTCTGTGCCAGAAATATCCCAGAAAGCACAGCGTGATGATGAGCTTCCTTTCAAACATGTTGAGAGATGAT gGTGGATTTGAGTACAAGAGAGCCATCGTGGATTGTATCATCAGTATCATAGAGGAAAACCCAGAGAGTAAGGAGACCGGCTTGGCTCACTTATGTGAGTTTATCGAGGATTGTGAGCACACCGTACTGGCCACTAAGATCCTCCACATGCTGGGGAAAGAGGGGCCACGTACCCCCACTCCCTCCAAATACATCCGTTTCATCTTCAACCGTGTGGTGCTGGAGAGCGAGGCTGTGCGGGCAG CTGCTGTAAGTGCGCTGGCCAAGTTTGGGGCTCAAAATGACGACCTGCTGCCAAGCGTCTTGGTTCTGATGCAGAG GTGTATGATGGACAGCGATGATGAGGTCAGAGACAGAGCCACTTTCTACATGAACGTCCTTCAGCAGAAGCAGAAGGCATTGAATGCCGCTTATATCTTCAATG GTCTGTCCGTATCTGTTCCCGGACTGGAGAAATCCCTCCACCAATACACACTGGAGCCCTCTGAGAAACCGTTCGACATGAAGACAGTTCCCTTGGCCACTGCACCCATCACCGAACAGAAAACAG AAATCGCACCCGTGGCTACAAGCAAACTGCCTGAAAGGCTTGCACCTTCCCGCCAAGATATTTACCAAG AACAACTTGCAGCCATCCCAGAATTCCAGGGCCTGGGTCCCCTGTTCAAGTCGTCCGAGCCGGTTCAGTTAACCGAAGCAGAGACCGAGTACGTGGTGCGCTGTATCAAACACACTTTCACAAATCACATGATCTTCCAGTTCGACTGCACCAACACGCTGAACGACCAGCTGCTGCAGCGGGTTCAGGTCCAGATGGAGCCGTCAGAGTCATACGAGGTGCTTCATAATGTTCCTGCACCAAACCTCCCCTACAGCCAGCCCAACTCCTGCTACAGTCTGGTCCGGTTACCAGAGGATGACCCCACAGCAG TCTCTTGCACGTTCAGTTGTACAATGAAATATCTGGTCCGGGACTGTGATCCCAACACGGGAGACCCTGAAGATGACGGTTACGATGATGAATATGTA CTGGAAGATTTAGAGGTGACAGTCGCTGACCACATACAGAAGGTGTTGAAACCAAACTTTGGGGCAGCGTGGGATGAGATCGGAGATGAGTTAGAGAAGGAAGAGACATTTGCTTTGGCCACAGTCAGAACTTTAGATG AGGCAGTAAATAACATTATCAGCTTCTTGGGCATGCAGCCTTGCGAGCGCTCAGACAAAGTTCCTGAAAACAAGAACTCGCATGTTCTGTTCCTAGCAG
- the LOC113048594 gene encoding urocortin-3-like gives MRLARTLLALALLCAPVSSICLPTSDSVSNFLCNSEVFSETNDNGQSENSLLDSLNLLYKSAHAFSSEEPRERRTIPASKYRYLSQTQLRSKLYRNSAKSDRRSQVTLSLDVPTNIMNILFNIAKAKNLRAKADDNARLLAQIGKRK, from the coding sequence ATGCGGCTCGCCAGGACCCTCCTCGCCCTGGCACTTCTTTGCGCACCGGTTTCCAGCATCTGCTTACCGACGTCCGACTCCGTATCCAACTTTCTTTGCAACAGTGAAGTGTTCTCCGAGACAAATGATAACGGGCAATCAGAAAATTCCCTGCTGGACAGTCTAAACCTCCTGTACAAATCGGCACACGCGTTTTCCTCCGAGGAGCCGCGCGAGAGGAGGACGATACCCGCGTCCAAATACAGATACTTGAGCCAGACGCAGCTCAGGAGTAAACTGTACCGTAACAGTGCGAAGAGTGACCGACGCAGCCAGGTCACTCTATCCCTTGATGTCCCCACCAACATTATGAACATCCTCTTCAATATTGCCAAAGCCAAGAACCTGCGCGCAAAGGCGGACGACAACGCGCGCTTGCTGGCGCAGATTGGAAAGAGAAAGTGA